One window of the Cataglyphis hispanica isolate Lineage 1 chromosome 13, ULB_Chis1_1.0, whole genome shotgun sequence genome contains the following:
- the LOC126854185 gene encoding protein archease-like has translation MEELIDTDQEIPPIKYEYLDHTADVQLHSWGDTMEEAFEQCAIAMFGYMTDLERVQITQVHHVEAEGHDLESLLFHFLDELLFMFSAEPCIVAKKVKITEFNKQELRIKATAYGEEFTIGKHTQGAEVKAITYSAMQIYDRPQVDRPELFVIIDI, from the exons ATGGAGGAACTGATAGATACCGATCAAGAGATACCGCCCATTAAATACGAAT ATCTCGATCACACCGCCGACGTACA ATTGCATTCATGGGGCGATACGATGGAGGAAGCTTTCGAGCAATGCGCGATAGCTATGTTCGGTTACATGACAGATCTGGAGCGCGTACAGATAACACAGGTGCACCACGTGGAGGCCGAGGGTCACGATCTCGAGAGTCTGCTATTCCACTTTCTCGATGAACTGCTTTTTATGTTCAGCGCCGAGCCGTGCATTGTCGCCAAG AAAGTCAAGATAACTGAATTCAACAAACAGGAATTAAGAATCAAAGCAACCGCGTACGGCGAGGAGTTCACGATCGGCAAGCACACGCAAGGCGCCGAGGTAAAGGCTATTACATATTCCGCGATGCAGATTTACGATCGTCCGCAGGTGGATCGACCCGAGCTCTTTGTTATTATCGACATATGA